Proteins from one Elgaria multicarinata webbii isolate HBS135686 ecotype San Diego chromosome 3, rElgMul1.1.pri, whole genome shotgun sequence genomic window:
- the POLR1H gene encoding DNA-directed RNA polymerase I subunit RPA12: protein MEQAGSHFESELDFCPECGTVLPLPSVQDKVTCPCCFFFIDVRDFERRVIHTSITFNRIDATSSTMSEGNAVKGPLIDRRCPQCGHEGMAYHTRQMRSADEGQTVFYTCIQCKFQEKEDS from the exons ATGGAGCAAGCTGGTTCCCACTTTGAGTCAGAACTTGATTTCTGTCCTGAGTGTGGTACAGTCCTACCTCTGCCAAGTGTCCAGGACAAGGTGACATGtccttgttgctttttcttcattGATGTGCGAG ATTTTGAAAGGAGAGTTATCCATACATCCATCACCTTCAACAGGATAGATGCCACATCTTCCACAATGAGTGAAGGAAACGCAGTCAAAGGACCATTG ATTGACAGGAGGTGTCCCCAGTGTGGGCACGAAGGCATGGCATACCATACCCGACAGATGAGGTCTGCGGATGAAGGGCAGACGGTCTTCTACACCTGCATCCAGTGCAA GTTCCAAGAGAAGGAAGATTCTTGA
- the PPP1R11 gene encoding E3 ubiquitin-protein ligase PPP1R11: MAESTASVGASATVTETEVTEPENRSLTIKLRKRKPAKKVEWSSDTVDNEHLGRRSSKCCCIYEKPRAFGESSTESEDEDDEGCGNAHCIRGHKRGQRGKAQGKAGGPAESSPQKSEPPDQNHAAAMQH, translated from the exons ATGGCGGAGTCAACAGCTAGTGTGGGAGCCTCCGCGACGGTCACCGAGACGGAGGTGACTGAGCCG GAGAATCGCAGCCTCACTATCAAATTGAGGAAACGAAAACCGGCCAAGAAGGTGGAATGGTCAAGCGACACAGTAGACAATGAACACTTGGGACGGCGCTCTTCCAAAT GCTGCTGCATCTATGAGAAGCCACGGGCTTTTGGCGAGAGCTCCACAGAGAGCGAAGACGAGGACGACGAAGGCTGTGGCAACGCCCACTGCATCCGGGGCCACAAGAGAGGCCAGCGGGGGAAGGCGCAGGGTAAAGCCGGTGGCCCAGCAGAGAGCAGCCCCCAGAAGTCGGAG